CCTAAGATAAGCACTGAAAGTAACTTTTCATTGAGTTATAACAACGTAATTGCTCTATCAAGatgcagaaattacagcccatCTTGATTTACAAAGAAAAAGCACTAGGCAGCTCCAATTCCATGCATGTGGGGCACCTGTTTTTTGGCTTGGGCTTCATTTGACCTCAGGTTAGGTACATTGTGGGCATGTGATACACCTGGAGAGTGTCACCATGCATTCCTCGAGTTACATGATATGCAAGAAAAAACATTGTGTGATACTACCCCAGACCTATGTGAAAATAAGTGGATGGGAGTTTGACCACAAGGCCCTATATAAACCATGCAACGTTGAAACAATCATGCAATTTAAATGATCATTTTGCCCACCAATGGCAGAATATCCTGTCCAAAGATGACATCAGATTGCCACCAGAGTGTGTATTTGATACCTTAGGCTATTTCACTATACTTCATCATATTTTGGCATGCCTGTGTAGTAGAGGTTATTAGCTTATAATTAATTACCAATTTAAAAACAAGAGCTTTCATTCACATAAAGTATGCTTATTCAGGGAATTATTCATCATTAGTTCAACATGTATACCATTTATGGAATAAAACAGAATCTAGACTTACATTTAACTAATTTCACCAAATCTCAAAATAATTTGTCTCCAGTTTTGCGGAGCCCTAGCTGGCGCGGTCAATACAATTTCAATTTTTTTAATGAAAAGAAATGATCTTCAAATGATTTCCTTCCGTTGGCGCCAATTGCCATTTTAAACTGTAATCTGAACATTTAATCTATGTTTTGGAAAGATGTATTCAGACAAAAACGCTTATGTTAAATTATTTTAAGAATATTCGCAGTAAGTGTTGCATAGTCCAATTCAGGCCTAAAACAATTCATATAAAGACAATTACTCAACAACACCCAATAAATAGAAGTCTATTAATAACTACAAAACAGATGGTTTTGTCAGTGGATGTTGGTTacattaaatttaaaaaatatagtaTAAACATGCCTTTTAACACTTTGAATACATTGTTTTGACAGACTAACTGTACTTTTGTTATAGTAGCAGATGTTTCTTTTTTAGCAGCACTGCATTGTATTGTATAATTCACCTCAGTGGCCTACTTACATTATATCGTGCAAACGTTTACTACCATTAAAATGAGCTATTGAAAATATGCTTTGCAACAATAAAAAATGGTCTTGTGAGTTAATGTAAAGAAATACTCTATATTAAGGGGATTTAGGAAAGGATGAGTAAAGAGTAACATTTCACCTTTGTCTTCTAAAATGTCCTTTCTCCTGAATCCCTCTCCATTTAAAAAGTGTACACCTGGATTCTGTAGAAAACAGAAAgagaacatacagttgaagtcggaagtttacatgcacttaggttggagtcattaaaactcgtttttcaaccactccacaaatttcttgttaaccaactatagttttggcaagtcggttaggacatctaatttgCTCATGATACAAGtcgtttttccaacaattgtttccaagccgaagaacaccatcccaactgtaaagcacgggggtggcagcatcatgttcaaTCCCTGACCacaatcctgtagaaaatgtatgggcagaattgaaaaagcgtgtacgagcaaggaggcctacaaacctgactcagttacaccagctctgtcaggaggaatgggccaaaattcacccaacatattgtgggaagcttgtggaaggctacccgaaatgtttgacccaagttaaacaatttaaaggcaatgctaccaaatactaattgagtgtatgtaaacttctgagtcactgggaatgtgatgaaataaataaaagctgaaataaatctttctctctactattattctgacatttcacattctgaaaataaagtggtgatcctaactgactgatacggaacccaaaccggctgtgcgtgtgtgccatcgtgcataaattaattttgtccccctacaccaaacacaatcacgacacgcaggttaaaatagcaaaacaaactctgaaccaattatattaatttggggacagatcaaaaagcatgaaacatttatggcaatttagctagctagcttgcacttgctagctaatttgtcctatttagctagcttgctgttgctagtaAATttttcctgggatataaacattgagttgttattttacctgaacgCTCGCGCACacgacgtgtccggtctggtcagcatgttgacagagaatttttactaggattaaatgtcaggaattgtgaaaaactgagtttggtgtatgtaaacttccgacttcaactgtaggtctgtACACATTTGCAATACAGTTTATTATGCACACTTGGTATCACACATATGTCCACTGACTCCACATAGTTCATAGTTAATAAACCTTCACTTCTTATGTTTCCATGAGCTTAGCAAAGGTCTGTAAGTGATTGATGGGATAAGCAATGTTACCACCCTATTACCTTCACAAATCAAACCAGTATTCAGATCTGTGATTACCGAAAGGTTAAATTATGAATTTAAGTATTCAAACAGGTATTCAAATAAACGTTTTCAAGTATTCCAACACCTGTTCCTCCTTGCAGAGCCCATCTACGTGCCCTTCCTGATGGTGGGCTCCATCTTCGTGGCCTTCGTGGTGGTGGGCTCCTTGGTTGCTGTCTACTGCTGCACCTGCCTGCGGCCCAAGCAGCCAACACAGCAGCCTATCCGTTTCCCTCTGCGTAGCTGCCAGACCGAGACCATCCCCATGATcctgaccactgcgccacccagccTGCGCACCCCCCTCGCGCCAGTCCAGCACGGCCACCACCAGCTCCAGCTCGGCTGGCGGGGGCAGCTCGGTGCGCCGCTTCTCCCTCGGAGGTCAGGGTCAGCAGCAGCACGGGTGCTTGGTGTCAGCATCTgcatccttctccccctccacgcCCCAGCCGCTGCTGCCACCACCCCCGCCGCCCCCCCTACACCTCCCCCACGGCCTGCATGCCAGGTGGCTGCCAGCAACCCCATCCCCACTCCCACCCCCACGCTCAGCTGCACCAGCCCATGCACCAACACCCGGCCCAGGGCACGGGCTTCTTGCTGCCCCAGCAATACTTCTTCCCCCTGCAGCCGGAGCCCTTCTCCGGGGCCAAGGGCTTTGCAGACTTTGGACAGAGCTGACGGGGCTCCACGGGCAATGAGGAGGGGGATTACAGGAGCACTGTGTGATGTGAGCAGGGTTGTGTTCactaggcaccaaatggaagaaaatggaCCGAAACTAGGAAGGGACGACCTGAACCTGTCCAGAATGAGTTAGTTTAACGCTGTGAGACGTTTTGAATCAGTGAACGTTACTGAACATGAGcctggtgtgttgtgttgacagATGGTCAGCAGCTAAGGGGAGGACTGCACTGACGTGCAGTACAGTTGGCCTGTTGAATGGAGACTGGGTCACAGGACAGTTAGGAGGTGCTCAAGATGAACCACAAGAAATCTCCCTAGTCGAGCAGAATACACAGGTCTTGTCTGAGTTAGTGGTTCCCAAACAGTGCGGGTCGGTGGGGGGGGAAGACTCAGTGCGGCTTTCAACTtgctcttgaaagttgtaatagtagaatgcacaaggtgcaatttcaaaattgggtagtgcatcatcagttcctcttgtcatgtcagtcattgcattacttagagagctttttatcaGAAATGTCCACATGAACTAGtcaatgtcagctaatgttttctTTTTGCCTATAGATGTTGTAATTTttttgtcactcaaatatcacatgaatacacattagacatgggaaaatgtgtagaattgcaggatataagctttaaaactgcaacaataCAAAATCtaccaacaagaggggtgtgaagagtttgtcatgaacagtgcttgtgtcCATTGAAATAGACGTGGTGCACTCATGCGGGTGGTGACAGATGTTCTCCAATGCTGGAAGGGGAACCTGAGTGAAAACGTTTTGGGAACCCTAGTCTAAGTTACAGGAATGGAATCTGCTCAGACCAGACAGGACCTGTTTATTGGTCTTTATTGTTTTCAATGTCATGcacttatttttttatatacatttgtatTGTAATCAAGAGTATCTGTCTTCTTTTATACACACTTTGGTTAAACAGTGATTTTCAATTGTCACAATAACTTTTGTGGCGTCAACATCTTTTAGAAGTGTTCTGCAATATTCTTGGGCAAGCTGTTGGACATTTACtgcaatggaaatcaaattatAATTTTGACAATCACAAGCCCCTCTAAAAAGAGGGAAAGGACTGACACCAAGTTGTGCAGTAAGGTGGACAAAGCCAAAGGATGTACTGTGTACAGTGTTCACTGGTTTGATGCTCTAGACCAGATGTGTCTCAACTTCTTATGCAGGGCTATGACACTCAAATCAATAAACTATCATATTAGCCAACACCAAATAAGAGTCCAGTATTTTATCTTGTCATGCAACGCTACAAATGATAAATTATAAAATGTGAAAAACACTCCCCAGACAAATGTTACCGTCTCTTATATAATCTAACAGTGGATGGTTGAGAATTGCTTCATTGCTCATTTATTAATACATTCGGTAGTAATACTTACTGTATAGTACAATCTTCTGAAAATGGCTTTTCAACGGTTTCCTTTAGGCTGTTAAAGCCACAATCCTGAGTTTGTATTTTAAACATTCAGCCCAACTGCAGCCTCCCCATTTGTTTATGACACTACAAGGCAAAAATATTGCTTGCAAATAACGGATTTTCCCCTTCAGCCACAGACATATAGGCAACTAAAACTGTTGGAGATCACTTATTCACTACCTGTCGCTCACTCTTATGCTATACTTCACATGAGGAATGTGGCAATGAGATCAGTCATTGTTAATGCTCAATGAGCATGTCATAGCCACAGTGTTAAAAACAACTGGTCCTAGAAATAGGGAAAAGTTTTGGGTTGCACGAGCAGGTATGGCAAGAGTCCACAAAGACTGCTCTGTTCCCTAGTCATTCAAGCGTGAAATTGACTTGGAAATCACTGTCCTATTATGGCAGATAAGATGGAATAGTTCATAAAGCGGATAGTGTTTGGGGCTAGATTCTGAACCTGCCAAACAAAGGAAAAATGACAGCAACACCCAAAGACGACCACAAGTCATTTCTCATTTTTTTGAAAGTCTCAGAATCAACCATGTTTAGCCAGACAAGCACCCCAGTCCAATAGAAACCTTTACACAGGCAGACCTGCATCCTACTAGTTGGAGCTATTCTTGCTCAAATGTCACCACAATAGTTTTCCTATATTATTAAGGGTCTTGTTAAAGCATTTGACAGGGCACCTCTAGTCATTAAAGACACGAGAACTGATCTTCTTTCAGATACTGTATTTTAGAGGTATCATACTGCTCTGAATCATCTCATAACTCAAATAAAATACTTCACAGATTTCTACTTTTTGAAAGTTACATTGGCAGTAATACAAatctcctctttaaatctgcgtattccttcaaagatcagttgtcctgagtctgcacaactctgctagGACCTAGGACCAAGAGAAacacaagtgttttagtactatatctcttgacacaatgatgaaaataatc
This DNA window, taken from Oncorhynchus gorbuscha isolate QuinsamMale2020 ecotype Even-year linkage group LG13, OgorEven_v1.0, whole genome shotgun sequence, encodes the following:
- the LOC123993553 gene encoding LOW QUALITY PROTEIN: protein shisa-3 homolog (The sequence of the model RefSeq protein was modified relative to this genomic sequence to represent the inferred CDS: deleted 2 bases in 2 codons), producing MVRLLNYLMLGYLTWNLRISDAQGEYCHGWLDSNGNYHEGFQCPEDFDTMDATVCCGSCSLRYCCAAVDARLEQGSCTNDREQENTEFAAQPIYVPFLMVGSIFVAFVVVGSLVAVYCCTCLRPKQPTQQPIRFPLRSCQTETIPMILTTAPPSLRTPSRQSSTATTSSSSAGGGSSVRRFSLGGQGQQQHGCLVSASASFSPSTPQPLLPPPPRPPYTSPTACMPGGCQQPHPHSHPHAQLHQPMHQHPAQGTGFLLPQQYFFPLQPEPFSGAKGFADFGQS